From the Deltaproteobacteria bacterium genome, the window TTGCAATTTGCGACCACCTCTCCGAGATTAAATCCTCGGCTGTGGCGCGATGCCGTTAGGTTTGCCTGGTTAAGAGGGAGAGTCTCTTTGCATTTGAAGAATGATATCAAAAGTAGTATCTTAGAGCCATGAACAAAAGACAGAGGAGATCGCTTGAGAAAATTTTCGAACGTCCTACCCGTGCCGACATAGCATGGACCGAGATCCAATCGCTGCTCGGGGCGCTCGGTGCCGATATCCGAGAAGGAAGCGGTTCAAGGATACGCGTTGTCTTGAGAAATCATGTTCTGAACATGCATAAACCCCATCCCCGAAAGGAATTGGGTAAATACGCCGTCGAACTTGTCAGAGATTTTTTGAAGATTGCAGGAGAGGGTCATGACGAAAAACAC encodes:
- a CDS encoding type II toxin-antitoxin system HicA family toxin, which produces MNKRQRRSLEKIFERPTRADIAWTEIQSLLGALGADIREGSGSRIRVVLRNHVLNMHKPHPRKELGKYAVELVRDFLKIAGEGHDEKHA